Sequence from the bacterium genome:
GCACCGATTAAATACAATTAAAAATGCTGATTTAATTCTTGTAATCAAAGAGGGAGAAATAATTGAAAAGGGAACACATAGAGAACTTATGGATAAGAAGGGATTTTACTGGGGTCTTTTTACCAGTCAGTTCGGAGAAATCTCTGAATAAATATCCTTTATCTACACCTTTAGTTTATTAATTTACCAGTATATGTATCTGGTAAAAAGGTCCTGTTCTGCCTTTGTAAGTTTTTCTATATCAGGGAGAAGATAACGGTCATCAAATATATCAAGAAGAATCTTACCTTTTTCTCCATAGTCAAGAGTTCTATGTGATGCCCATCTCATATAAAACTCTTTTGGTCCTTTATCTGTCTCAACTTTAAAATGCAGTACACCGAACTCAAGTTTTATACTGTATATAGATTCTATAATATAGGCAAAGTATTGTTTCTTCATTGCATCTAATATAATCTGCCTTGTGTCATCAGGAAATTGATTAATATCCTCTATCATTCCTATTTCCTGAATCCTGTCATTCTCATCATAATAAAAAAGAAGTATAAATTTATCCGGACATCTTACAGGAAATGCCCTTATAGCATATACTCCTCTATAAAGGGTTCCATCTGATGTCATAACATGCATAAGATTAAATGTACCTTTAAATATCCTAATATCTTCCGGTTTTAAACTCTTAATACCTATTTCTTCAAGACGACTTTTTTTATCTTCCATATAAACCCCTATTCATCAATAGAGGCAAGTTTTGTCTGCGCCTCAACAAGTTTGTAATAAATACCTTTTTTCTCCATAAGTTCTTTATGTGTTCCGTATTCTACAATTCTACCTTTATCAATAACATAAATCCTGTCCGCACCTTTCAGGGTTGAAAGGCGGTGGGCTATAGCAATCGTAGTCCTTCCTTTACATAAAACAGAAAGTGCTTCCTGTATCTTGATCTCTGACTCTGTATCTACGGAAGAAGTTGCTTCATCCAATATCAAAACCGGAGGGTCACATAGAAGTGCCCTCGCTATTCCTATCCTCTGCCTTTCTCCTCCAGAAAGTCCTGCTCCACCTTCACCGAGGTAAAAATCATATCCACTGGGCATCTGCATTATTGATTCATGTATATTTGCTGCCTTCGCTGCAGCAATAATTTCTTTATATGTTGCTGTAGGATTCCCATAGGCAATATTATCTGCTATTGTACCACGAAAAAGAAATGGTTCTTGCAGAACAAATCCTATACTCCTGTGTATTACTTCAAGAGAAATAGTCCTCGCATCATATCCATCTAAAAGAACCATTCCTTGCTGAGGGTCGTAAAATCTACATATAAGATTTACAACCGTTGTCTTCCCACTTCCACTTTTACCAACAATCCCTATCATCTCTCCTTTTTTAATCTTGAAACTCACATTTTTCAAAACAGGGTGATACGGTTCGTATCCAAAAGTAACATTTTTAAATTCAATATCGCCCTCTATCTTTTTTATATTTACTGGATTGGCAGGTGGTCTTAATGTGGGTTCTGTATCCAGCACTTCAAATATTCTGTATGTGGCTGTAATAAACCCACTGAACCAGTTTGAAAGAAGTGTTAAACTTGAAAGGGGGGTATAGAACATCGTTATATAACTTAAAAATGCCATCAGTTCTCCCAATGTTAATTTTTCAGCAAGCACATTTTTACCACCAGCATACCACACTATTAAACCACCCAAACTGAAAAAGAAAGCCATAAGCGGGTTAAAAGCAGCAACACTTAAATTCACTGCTCTATTTGCATCTCTTAAATCTTTCGCTCTACTATCAAACCGCTGAATTTCTCTTTCTTCCTGTGCAAAAGCACGAACAAGACGGATTCCTGATATAACACTGTGAAGAAAACTGGATATTTTTGACTGTGCATCCCAGAGTTTATAGTATCTCGGATAAATTTTATGCCAGAAGAACCATGTTCCAGATACTACAAATGGAATAGGAACAAGTACATATAAAGCAAGTCGTGTATTAATAGTAAAAAGCATAATACCTATACCAGCAAATAAAAGTATATTAATTAAAAATCCCTGCCCTATCTGTGAGACAAATCCGTGAAGTTGTTCTACATCCGAAGCAAATCTTGTCATTATCATCCCTACAGAGTTTTTATCGTAATAATCAATAGAAAGTTCCTGTAGTTTTCTAAACATTCTGTTTCTGAGGGAGTATGTTATTAAAGTACCAACAGAGGTTGAAAGAGTTCCTATTATCATATTTAACTGGGCACGGATTACCTCTGTTCCTATAAGAGCAAGCACCAGCCATATAAGCCAGTCAGTATGTCTTTTAGTAGTCAAAACTTCGTCTACTAAGACCCTTATAAGTTGAGGTGGCACAAGACTCAATCCAACCGCTATTGCAGTTATAAAAAATATAGTGACCATCCAGTGCATATATGGGACTATTAGAGAGAGTAATCTTTTCAGTATCCCCCCTTCTTTTTCACATCGCGGACAGAGGGCACCTTCTGCTCTGAGTGGCATACCACAGATACGACACAGTAAAGGATGTGGCTCTGCAAGTATCTTACTATCTATTGGTTTACCTGATTTCAAGTTTTCAATCTGATGAGAAAGCCGTTCAAATCTATAACGTAATACATTGGTAAACCTTGCTATATCAATATATACTCCTTCAATTCTTGCTTGGAAAAAGGCACTTCCAACTGTACAATAGACCCTTGTACTTTCAACATCTTTCATATCTACTACTACTTCCGTACCTTTACCTTTTTCAGGAAGTGACATAATTTTTTCAGGGGATACAAGAACCCAAATAGTGTTAAAATCACCCTGAATATCAAGGTCAGCAATAGCTATAAGTTTAATATCCTTCAAAGAAACACCCAAACTCTCTAATCTATCTATAACTGTTTGTGGAATAGACATTTCTTAATATGAAATAATAAGTTAACAATTATTCTATTTTACTTTACTACTTTACTACAATTCTCCTTACTGTCAAGCAGTTATAAATTATACCATTGCAATACAGTTATAATTCATTGTATAATATTTTATTATGGATCTAATTAAATCTTTACGGGTGTATAAAAATATAAAAAATATATCAGGTCCCTTAATGTTAGTTGAAGGGGTTGAGGGTGCATCTTATGGAGAGCTCGTTGAAATCTCAACAGAACATAATATAAAAAGATTGGGAAAAGTGCTGGAAGTTTATCAGGATAAAGCACTTATCCAGGTCTTTGAAGGTACATCCGGATTGAGTACAACCACTACGAAGGTCCGTTTTACTGGCAGAGGTATAAAATTTGGAGCTTCACCTGATATACTGGGCAGAATATTTACTGGACTGGGAAATATAAGAGATGGTGGTCCTGATATAGTACCTGACAGGTATCTTGATATAAATGGTTCTCCTATCAATCCTACAAGACGTGATTATCCATCTGAGTTTATCCAGACAGGTATATCAGCAATAGATGGATTGAATAGTTTAGTCAGAGGACAGAAACTTCCTATATTTTCAGGTGCAGGGCTTCCACATAACATTCTCGCCACCCAGATAGTAAAACAGGCAAAAATACCTGCTGAAAAAGAAGATACACGATTTGCAGTTGTGTTTGCTGCAATGGGTATAACATTTGAAGAAGCAGAATTTTTCCAGAAGGAATTCAGAGAAGCAGGTGCAATAGAAAGATGTGTAATTTTTATAAACCTTGCGGATGAACCAGCTATAGAAAGGATAGCAACCCCACGTGTAGCACTTACATCAGCAGAGTATCTTGCTTTTGAATTGGGTATGCATGTGGTTGTAATATTGACAGATATGACTAACTATGCAGAAGCGCTAAGAGAAATTTCTTCGGCAAGAAATGAAATACCAGGAAGACGTGGTTATCCTTCATATCTATATACAGACCTTTCAACCATCTATGAGCGAGCAGGGAGAATTAAAAACAGAAAGGGAACTGTCACACAGATACCTATACTTACAATGCCTGAAGATGATAAAACACATCCTATACCTGACCTGACGGGTTATATAACAGAAGGACAGATTATACTCTCACGACAACTACATCTGAAAGGCATATATCCTCCCATTGATATACTTACATCCCTTTCAAGGTTAAGAGATAAAGGTATAGGTGTTGATAGAAAGACAGGGAAAAATCTTACACGCGACGACCATCCTGCTATAGCAAGCCAACTATTTGCATCCTATGCGAGAGGTAAGGAAGCAGAAGAACTTGCTGTGGTTTTAGGAGAAGCATCTCTTTCTGAAGTAGATATTGCACAC
This genomic interval carries:
- a CDS encoding V-type ATP synthase subunit B, whose amino-acid sequence is MDLIKSLRVYKNIKNISGPLMLVEGVEGASYGELVEISTEHNIKRLGKVLEVYQDKALIQVFEGTSGLSTTTTKVRFTGRGIKFGASPDILGRIFTGLGNIRDGGPDIVPDRYLDINGSPINPTRRDYPSEFIQTGISAIDGLNSLVRGQKLPIFSGAGLPHNILATQIVKQAKIPAEKEDTRFAVVFAAMGITFEEAEFFQKEFREAGAIERCVIFINLADEPAIERIATPRVALTSAEYLAFELGMHVVVILTDMTNYAEALREISSARNEIPGRRGYPSYLYTDLSTIYERAGRIKNRKGTVTQIPILTMPEDDKTHPIPDLTGYITEGQIILSRQLHLKGIYPPIDILTSLSRLRDKGIGVDRKTGKNLTRDDHPAIASQLFASYARGKEAEELAVVLGEASLSEVDIAHLTFARQLEKEFISQQPDEERTITETLDIGWKLLHMLPLSEIKRIPPEILEKRWSKDETKG
- a CDS encoding DUF1854 domain-containing protein encodes the protein MEDKKSRLEEIGIKSLKPEDIRIFKGTFNLMHVMTSDGTLYRGVYAIRAFPVRCPDKFILLFYYDENDRIQEIGMIEDINQFPDDTRQIILDAMKKQYFAYIIESIYSIKLEFGVLHFKVETDKGPKEFYMRWASHRTLDYGEKGKILLDIFDDRYLLPDIEKLTKAEQDLFTRYIYW
- a CDS encoding ABC transporter ATP-binding protein/permease — encoded protein: MSIPQTVIDRLESLGVSLKDIKLIAIADLDIQGDFNTIWVLVSPEKIMSLPEKGKGTEVVVDMKDVESTRVYCTVGSAFFQARIEGVYIDIARFTNVLRYRFERLSHQIENLKSGKPIDSKILAEPHPLLCRICGMPLRAEGALCPRCEKEGGILKRLLSLIVPYMHWMVTIFFITAIAVGLSLVPPQLIRVLVDEVLTTKRHTDWLIWLVLALIGTEVIRAQLNMIIGTLSTSVGTLITYSLRNRMFRKLQELSIDYYDKNSVGMIMTRFASDVEQLHGFVSQIGQGFLINILLFAGIGIMLFTINTRLALYVLVPIPFVVSGTWFFWHKIYPRYYKLWDAQSKISSFLHSVISGIRLVRAFAQEEREIQRFDSRAKDLRDANRAVNLSVAAFNPLMAFFFSLGGLIVWYAGGKNVLAEKLTLGELMAFLSYITMFYTPLSSLTLLSNWFSGFITATYRIFEVLDTEPTLRPPANPVNIKKIEGDIEFKNVTFGYEPYHPVLKNVSFKIKKGEMIGIVGKSGSGKTTVVNLICRFYDPQQGMVLLDGYDARTISLEVIHRSIGFVLQEPFLFRGTIADNIAYGNPTATYKEIIAAAKAANIHESIMQMPSGYDFYLGEGGAGLSGGERQRIGIARALLCDPPVLILDEATSSVDTESEIKIQEALSVLCKGRTTIAIAHRLSTLKGADRIYVIDKGRIVEYGTHKELMEKKGIYYKLVEAQTKLASIDE